One segment of Marvinbryantia formatexigens DSM 14469 DNA contains the following:
- the glgB gene encoding 1,4-alpha-glucan branching protein GlgB yields MGEDKLYDLMDWAQIEALIYSEEDNPHAILGPHLTDDGVLIQAFIPTADRIMVQITGKKESYEMTMEDEAGFFAVLIPGDKIPKYTLYVIFDNGTSLEYIDPYAFEPVLTKQETAKFNAGICYDIYEKMGAHPMTVQGIKGIHFAVWAPNAVRVSLVGDFNLWDGRRLPMRRLWDSGIFEIFVPGISVGEMYKYEIKAQGNITYLKADPYANAAQLRPDTASIVADLTQFQWTDDAWMKQRKKTDSKKKPMAIYEMHLASWKKPEDRDFYNYRELAPMIAEYVKEMGYTHIELLPVMEHPFDGSWGYQVTGYYAPTARYGTPEDFMYFMNYMHEAGIGVILDWVPAHFPRDTFGLAAFDGTCLYEHLDPRQGSHPHWGTLIYNYGRPEVKNFLIANALFWADKYHADGIRMDAVASMLYLDYGKNDGEWVANIYGGNENLEAVEFLKHLNSVFKKRKDGAILIAEESTAWPKITGALDDGGLGFDYKWNMGWMNDFIGYMSLDPIYRASNHGGLTFSMIYAYSEDFILTLSHDEVVHGKCSLINKMPGETEQKFANLRAAYGYMMAHPGKKLLFMGQEFAQYKEWNETKGLDWEDLEQEPNRQMRDYYKALLEFYRTHPALYELDYEPEGFTWINAINANENLLVFTRNTAKKDETLLIVCNFSPLVYENHKVGVPWPGKYKEIFNSDRTEFGGKGNLNPRVKQSKKEEADGQENSITVKIPPMGISIFSYAKADPKAASNKAAREKKSAGEKKTKAVPKKVSLKEELMQKMEAAKEPEAAKPQKETVKQPKAAAKQQKESAGQPKAAAKQQKESAGQPKETAKQQKPGQQKKKG; encoded by the coding sequence ATGGGAGAAGACAAACTATATGATTTGATGGACTGGGCGCAGATTGAGGCGCTGATTTATTCGGAGGAGGACAATCCGCACGCCATTCTCGGACCGCATCTGACGGACGACGGCGTACTGATTCAGGCGTTTATCCCGACGGCGGACCGCATTATGGTCCAGATTACCGGGAAAAAGGAATCCTATGAAATGACGATGGAGGATGAGGCGGGCTTTTTCGCGGTGCTAATTCCGGGGGATAAGATTCCGAAGTATACGCTGTACGTAATCTTTGATAACGGAACCTCGCTGGAGTATATCGACCCGTATGCGTTCGAGCCGGTGCTGACAAAGCAGGAGACGGCGAAATTCAACGCCGGTATCTGCTACGATATCTATGAAAAGATGGGCGCGCATCCAATGACGGTGCAGGGCATAAAGGGAATTCACTTTGCCGTGTGGGCGCCGAACGCCGTGCGTGTCAGCCTGGTGGGGGATTTTAACCTCTGGGACGGCAGACGTCTTCCCATGAGGCGGCTCTGGGACAGCGGCATTTTTGAGATTTTTGTGCCGGGGATCAGCGTCGGGGAAATGTATAAGTATGAAATCAAGGCGCAGGGCAACATTACGTATCTGAAGGCGGACCCGTATGCCAACGCGGCGCAGCTCCGTCCGGATACCGCGTCCATCGTTGCGGATCTGACGCAGTTTCAGTGGACGGACGACGCCTGGATGAAGCAGAGAAAGAAAACGGATTCCAAGAAGAAGCCGATGGCAATCTATGAAATGCACCTTGCCTCCTGGAAAAAACCGGAGGACCGGGATTTCTACAATTACCGCGAGCTTGCTCCGATGATTGCGGAATATGTGAAGGAAATGGGCTATACGCACATCGAGCTGCTGCCGGTGATGGAGCATCCCTTCGACGGCTCCTGGGGCTATCAGGTGACGGGCTATTACGCTCCGACTGCGCGCTACGGCACGCCGGAGGACTTCATGTATTTTATGAACTATATGCATGAGGCGGGCATCGGCGTGATCCTGGACTGGGTACCGGCGCATTTTCCGCGCGATACCTTCGGGCTTGCCGCCTTTGACGGCACCTGCCTGTATGAGCATCTGGACCCGCGGCAGGGAAGTCATCCGCACTGGGGCACGCTGATCTACAATTACGGCAGACCGGAGGTGAAAAACTTCCTGATTGCCAATGCGCTGTTCTGGGCGGATAAATATCACGCGGACGGCATCCGCATGGACGCAGTCGCTTCCATGCTGTATCTTGACTACGGCAAAAATGACGGCGAGTGGGTTGCCAACATATACGGCGGCAATGAGAATCTGGAAGCGGTGGAGTTTCTGAAGCATTTGAATTCCGTATTCAAAAAGCGTAAGGATGGCGCAATCCTGATTGCAGAGGAATCGACGGCGTGGCCAAAGATCACGGGCGCGCTGGATGACGGCGGTCTTGGCTTTGACTATAAATGGAATATGGGCTGGATGAACGATTTCATCGGCTATATGTCGCTGGATCCGATTTACCGCGCGAGCAATCACGGCGGTCTGACCTTCAGTATGATTTACGCGTACAGCGAGGACTTTATTCTGACGCTGTCCCACGATGAGGTCGTGCACGGCAAATGCTCTCTGATTAACAAGATGCCTGGAGAGACGGAGCAGAAGTTTGCAAACCTGCGCGCGGCATATGGCTATATGATGGCGCATCCGGGCAAGAAGCTGCTTTTTATGGGACAGGAATTTGCCCAGTATAAAGAGTGGAACGAGACGAAGGGACTGGACTGGGAGGACCTGGAGCAGGAACCGAACCGGCAGATGCGCGATTATTATAAGGCGCTGCTGGAGTTCTACAGGACGCATCCGGCGCTCTATGAGCTGGATTACGAGCCGGAGGGATTCACCTGGATCAATGCGATCAATGCAAACGAGAATCTGCTGGTATTTACCAGAAACACGGCGAAAAAGGATGAGACGCTGCTGATTGTCTGCAATTTCTCACCGCTTGTTTATGAAAACCATAAGGTGGGCGTCCCCTGGCCGGGAAAATATAAGGAGATTTTCAACAGCGACCGCACAGAGTTCGGCGGGAAGGGCAATCTGAACCCGCGTGTAAAGCAGTCGAAGAAGGAAGAAGCGGACGGACAGGAAAATTCCATTACCGTGAAGATTCCGCCGATGGGTATCAGTATTTTCTCCTACGCAAAGGCAGATCCGAAGGCGGCTTCCAATAAAGCGGCAAGGGAAAAGAAATCCGCCGGCGAAAAGAAAACAAAAGCGGTTCCGAAAAAGGTATCCCTGAAGGAAGAGCTGATGCAGAAGATGGAGGCGGCGAAGGAACCGGAGGCTGCAAAGCCGCAGAAAGAAACGGTAAAACAGCCGAAAGCGGCCGCGAAGCAGCAGAAGGAATCCGCGGGGCAGCCGAAAGCGGCTGCGAAGCAGCAGAAGGAATCCGCAGGGCAGCCGAAAGAGACTGCGAAGCAGCAGAAACCGGGACAACAAAAAAAGAAAGGCTGA
- the serC gene encoding 3-phosphoserine/phosphohydroxythreonine transaminase — translation MRRVYNFSAGPAVLPEEVLQEAADEMLDYRGSGMSVMEMSHRGEIFDGIIKEAEQDLRDLMHIPDNYKVLFLQGGASQQFAMIPMNLMKNKVADYIVTGQWAKKAYQEAQKYGKANKIASSEDKTFSYIPDCSDLPVSEDADYVYICENNTIYGTKFKELPNTKGKTLVADVSSCFLSEPVDVTKYGIIYGGVQKNIGPAGMVIVIIREDLITEDVLPGTPTMLTYKTHADNNSLYNTPNSYCIYICGKVFKWLKKMGGLEAMKERNEKKAAILYDFLDNSRLFHGTVEKKDRSLMNVPFVTGNKELDAKFVKEAKAAGLENLKGHRSVGGMRASIYNAMPLEGVEALVAFMKKFEEENL, via the coding sequence ATGAGAAGAGTGTACAATTTTTCTGCAGGTCCAGCGGTTCTGCCGGAGGAGGTGCTGCAGGAGGCTGCCGACGAGATGCTGGATTATCGCGGCAGCGGAATGTCTGTGATGGAAATGAGCCACCGCGGGGAGATTTTTGACGGAATCATTAAAGAGGCGGAGCAGGATCTGCGCGATCTGATGCACATTCCCGATAACTATAAGGTTCTGTTTCTGCAGGGCGGCGCTTCGCAGCAGTTCGCCATGATTCCGATGAATCTGATGAAGAATAAGGTGGCGGATTACATTGTCACCGGACAGTGGGCGAAGAAGGCGTACCAGGAGGCGCAGAAATACGGGAAGGCGAATAAAATTGCCTCCTCCGAGGATAAAACCTTTTCTTATATTCCGGACTGCTCCGATTTACCGGTGAGCGAGGATGCGGACTATGTCTACATCTGCGAGAACAATACCATCTACGGCACCAAATTTAAGGAGCTGCCCAACACCAAGGGCAAAACGCTGGTGGCGGACGTTTCCTCCTGCTTTCTTTCTGAGCCGGTGGATGTCACAAAGTATGGCATCATCTACGGCGGCGTCCAGAAAAATATCGGACCGGCGGGCATGGTAATCGTGATTATCCGCGAGGATTTAATCACGGAGGATGTTCTTCCGGGCACACCGACGATGCTTACTTATAAAACACATGCCGATAATAACTCACTTTACAATACGCCGAACAGCTACTGCATCTATATCTGCGGCAAGGTATTCAAGTGGCTGAAGAAGATGGGCGGTCTGGAAGCCATGAAGGAGCGCAACGAGAAAAAGGCGGCGATCCTGTACGACTTTCTGGACAACAGCAGGCTGTTCCACGGAACCGTGGAGAAAAAGGACCGCTCTCTGATGAACGTGCCGTTCGTGACCGGAAATAAAGAGCTGGATGCAAAATTTGTGAAAGAGGCAAAGGCAGCCGGTCTGGAAAACCTGAAGGGACACCGCAGCGTCGGCGGAATGCGCGCCAGCATCTACAACGCCATGCCGCTGGAGGGCGTGGAGGCGCTTGTCGCATTTATGAAGAAATTTGAGGAGGAGAATCTGTAA
- the yajC gene encoding preprotein translocase subunit YajC, with protein MFLLTESAAASGTSSIIMLVFYVVIIGAAMYFMAIRPQKKEQKRINAMLSELAVGDSVVTTSGFYGVVIDLTDEDVIVEFGSNKNCRIPMRKSAIAEVEKADAQ; from the coding sequence ATGTTTTTATTGACAGAGAGTGCGGCGGCATCCGGTACAAGCAGTATTATTATGCTGGTATTTTACGTGGTGATTATCGGAGCGGCAATGTATTTTATGGCAATCCGCCCGCAGAAAAAGGAACAGAAAAGAATCAACGCAATGCTTTCGGAGCTGGCTGTCGGGGACAGCGTCGTGACGACAAGCGGTTTTTACGGCGTGGTAATTGACCTTACGGATGAGGATGTAATTGTAGAATTCGGCAGCAACAAAAACTGCAGAATTCCGATGCGCAAATCCGCCATCGCAGAAGTAGAAAAGGCGGACGCACAGTAA
- the leuB gene encoding 3-isopropylmalate dehydrogenase, whose translation MNYKIAVIPGDGIGPEIVAQAREVLDAAGKKYGFQLDYTELLMGGASIDVYGVPLTDETIEAAKASDAVLMGSIGGDAKTSPWYQLEPSKRPEAGLLKIRKSLNLFANLRPAYLYEELKAACPLRDEIIGDGFDMMIMRELTGGLYFGERRTVEENGVRKAIDTLTYDENEIRRIARRGFEIARKRRKKVTSVDKANVLDSSRLWRAVVEEVAKEYPDVELSHMLVDNCAMQLVRDPAQFDVILTENMFGDILSDEASMVTGSIGMLSSASLNETKFGLYEPSHGSAPDIAGKDIANPIATILSAAMMLRFSLDLDEAADAVERAVKQVLKDGYRTGDIMSEGCTQVGCREMGRLIKERI comes from the coding sequence ATGAATTATAAAATCGCAGTGATTCCGGGCGACGGCATTGGTCCGGAGATTGTCGCGCAGGCGAGAGAGGTGCTGGACGCGGCGGGGAAAAAATATGGATTTCAGCTTGACTATACAGAGCTGCTGATGGGCGGGGCATCCATTGATGTGTACGGGGTTCCGCTGACGGATGAGACGATTGAAGCGGCGAAGGCAAGCGATGCGGTGCTTATGGGCTCTATCGGCGGAGACGCAAAGACGTCGCCGTGGTATCAGCTGGAGCCATCTAAGCGTCCGGAGGCGGGGCTTCTGAAAATCAGAAAGTCCCTGAATCTGTTTGCGAACCTGCGCCCGGCGTACTTATATGAGGAGCTGAAGGCGGCGTGTCCGCTGCGCGATGAGATTATCGGGGACGGCTTCGATATGATGATTATGCGCGAGCTGACCGGCGGTCTGTACTTTGGCGAGCGCAGGACGGTGGAGGAGAACGGCGTGCGCAAAGCAATCGACACGCTGACCTACGATGAGAATGAGATCCGCCGCATCGCAAGACGCGGATTTGAGATCGCGCGGAAAAGAAGAAAGAAAGTGACCAGCGTCGACAAGGCGAATGTGCTGGATTCCTCACGGCTCTGGAGAGCAGTTGTAGAGGAGGTCGCAAAGGAATATCCGGATGTGGAGCTTTCCCATATGCTGGTAGACAACTGCGCAATGCAGCTTGTGCGTGATCCGGCGCAGTTCGATGTGATTCTCACGGAAAATATGTTTGGCGATATTCTGTCGGATGAAGCGAGCATGGTGACAGGCTCTATCGGGATGCTGTCCTCCGCAAGTCTGAATGAAACAAAATTCGGTCTGTATGAGCCGAGCCACGGCTCCGCGCCGGATATTGCCGGAAAGGATATTGCAAACCCGATTGCCACGATCCTGTCGGCGGCGATGATGCTGCGTTTTTCCCTGGACCTGGACGAGGCAGCGGACGCTGTTGAGCGGGCGGTAAAGCAGGTGCTCAAAGACGGCTACCGCACGGGCGATATTATGTCGGAGGGCTGCACGCAGGTAGGCTGCCGTGAAATGGGACGGCTGATCAAAGAACGAATCTGA
- a CDS encoding DUF1015 domain-containing protein: MAQIKPFYGILPKRELASRIAALPYDVYSRAEAKAEVEREPLSFLRIDRAETQFDDETDMYAPEVYQKAHDLLWKMISEGSFVKDGQLCYYIYELVMDGRAQTGLVACAAVDDYVNGVIMKHENTRAEKELDRIRHVDVCGAQTGPIFLAYRRNETVSDCLRRAKEQEPIFDFVSEDGISHRGWRISDEAMIKTIAEAFAGISRIYIADGHHRAASAVRVSLMRREEAKKRGEAADGCQEYDSFLSVLFADDELRIMDYNRVAADLNGDTPEAFLEKIGQKCEIRENTVLEHTCEGGICRMERKNLPCRPQEKGCMGMYLDGKWYELKVKEEYRSSHPIDGLDVSILQREILEPVLGIGDPTTDERIHFVGGIRGLSDLQRRVYTYGGVAFAMYPTSMEELFAVADEHLLMPPKSTWFEPKLRSGLFIHAIGERAKEGQPVPG; the protein is encoded by the coding sequence ATGGCACAGATTAAACCATTTTACGGAATCCTTCCGAAGCGGGAGCTTGCCTCCCGCATTGCGGCGCTGCCTTACGATGTCTACAGCCGTGCGGAGGCAAAGGCGGAGGTGGAAAGAGAGCCTCTCAGCTTTCTTCGCATCGACCGCGCCGAGACGCAGTTTGACGATGAGACGGATATGTATGCGCCTGAGGTTTATCAGAAAGCGCATGACCTTCTCTGGAAAATGATTTCGGAAGGAAGCTTTGTAAAAGACGGACAATTATGTTATTATATATATGAGCTGGTAATGGATGGGAGAGCGCAGACCGGACTGGTGGCATGCGCCGCCGTGGACGATTACGTAAACGGCGTGATTATGAAGCATGAGAACACCCGCGCCGAAAAGGAGCTGGACCGCATCCGCCACGTCGATGTGTGCGGAGCGCAGACCGGTCCGATCTTTCTGGCGTACCGCAGAAATGAGACGGTCAGCGACTGCCTGCGGAGGGCAAAAGAGCAGGAGCCCATTTTCGACTTCGTGTCGGAGGATGGCATTTCGCACCGGGGCTGGAGAATCTCGGATGAGGCGATGATAAAGACCATCGCGGAAGCGTTTGCGGGAATTTCGCGGATTTATATCGCGGATGGACATCATCGCGCCGCTTCGGCTGTCCGGGTCTCACTGATGCGCCGCGAGGAAGCGAAAAAACGCGGGGAAGCAGCGGACGGCTGTCAGGAATACGATTCCTTCCTGTCGGTGCTCTTTGCCGACGACGAGCTGCGCATTATGGATTACAACCGTGTTGCCGCTGATTTAAACGGCGATACGCCGGAAGCATTTCTGGAGAAGATTGGTCAGAAATGTGAGATCCGGGAAAACACTGTTTTGGAGCATACCTGTGAGGGCGGAATCTGCCGGATGGAGCGGAAGAATCTTCCCTGCAGACCGCAGGAAAAGGGCTGCATGGGCATGTATCTGGACGGAAAATGGTACGAACTGAAGGTGAAGGAGGAATACCGCAGCAGTCATCCGATCGACGGGCTGGATGTTTCCATCCTGCAGAGGGAGATTCTGGAGCCGGTGCTCGGCATCGGGGATCCGACGACGGATGAGCGGATTCATTTTGTCGGCGGGATCCGGGGACTTTCCGATCTGCAGCGGAGGGTGTATACCTATGGAGGGGTGGCGTTTGCCATGTATCCGACCTCTATGGAGGAGCTGTTTGCGGTGGCGGATGAGCATCTTTTGATGCCGCCGAAATCCACCTGGTTCGAGCCGAAGCTGCGCAGCGGACTTTTCATCCATGCCATTGGGGAACGCGCGAAAGAGGGGCAGCCGGTCCCCGGTTAA
- a CDS encoding phosphoglycerate dehydrogenase, producing the protein MFHYHCLNPISQVGLDGFSSLYVQTDNINDADAILVRSAAMHDLELPENLEAVARAGAGVNNIPLQKYAEQGIVVFNTPGANANGVKEAVLAGLLLASRDIVGGINWVQSERQNDLIAKDAEKEKKRFAGNEIMGKRLGIIGLGAIGVLVANAAARLGMEVYGYDPYISVDAAWNLSRDIRHIKEVDEIYRECDYITIHVPLMDSTRKMINKDAIDKMKDGVVLLNYARDLLVDEEAVVDALRAGKVKRYVSDFPNPTTAGAKGCIVTPHIGASTAESEDNCAKMAVKELIDYLEHGNIHHSVNYPECDMGICSTVCRIAINHRNIKNMIGQFASVLGEADLNIANMANQSKGEYAYSLFDLDTMVTPQVIETLKKIDGVLKVRVLK; encoded by the coding sequence ATGTTTCATTATCATTGCTTGAACCCGATTTCACAGGTGGGACTGGACGGCTTCTCCAGCCTTTATGTACAGACAGATAATATAAACGATGCGGACGCCATTCTCGTGCGCAGTGCAGCGATGCACGACCTGGAGCTTCCGGAAAATCTGGAAGCGGTTGCGCGCGCAGGCGCCGGCGTCAACAATATTCCGCTGCAGAAGTATGCGGAACAGGGAATTGTAGTATTTAACACGCCGGGCGCCAATGCAAACGGCGTAAAGGAAGCGGTGCTTGCGGGACTTCTGCTGGCATCAAGAGACATTGTCGGCGGCATCAACTGGGTGCAGTCGGAGCGTCAGAATGACTTGATTGCGAAGGACGCGGAAAAAGAAAAGAAGCGCTTTGCCGGAAATGAAATCATGGGCAAGCGCCTCGGCATCATCGGTCTTGGCGCAATCGGCGTCCTTGTGGCGAACGCCGCCGCCCGCCTTGGCATGGAGGTTTACGGGTACGACCCGTATATTTCTGTGGATGCAGCGTGGAATCTGTCGCGTGATATCCGGCACATCAAAGAGGTGGATGAAATTTATCGCGAATGCGATTACATTACCATCCATGTGCCGCTGATGGACAGCACGCGCAAAATGATTAACAAGGATGCCATCGACAAGATGAAGGACGGCGTGGTGCTTTTGAACTATGCGCGCGATTTGCTGGTGGATGAGGAAGCGGTGGTCGATGCGCTGCGCGCTGGCAAGGTGAAGCGCTATGTCAGCGATTTCCCGAATCCGACGACAGCGGGAGCAAAGGGCTGCATTGTGACGCCGCATATCGGGGCTTCCACGGCGGAATCCGAGGATAACTGCGCGAAAATGGCGGTAAAAGAGCTGATTGACTATCTGGAGCACGGCAATATCCATCATTCGGTGAACTATCCGGAGTGCGACATGGGCATCTGCAGCACGGTGTGCCGGATCGCCATCAATCATCGCAATATCAAAAATATGATCGGACAGTTTGCGTCCGTGCTCGGCGAAGCCGATTTAAACATCGCCAACATGGCGAACCAGAGCAAAGGCGAGTATGCCTACTCCCTCTTTGACCTGGATACGATGGTGACGCCGCAGGTAATTGAGACGCTGAAGAAGATCGACGGTGTGCTGAAGGTACGCGTATTAAAATAG
- the ilvB gene encoding biosynthetic-type acetolactate synthase large subunit: MKLTGSQIVIECLKEQGVDTVFGYPGGAILNIYDELYKHGKEITHILTSHEQGASHAADGYARATGKVGVCLATSGPGATNLVTGIATAYMDSVPIVAITANVGVPLLGKDSFQEIDIAGVTMPITKHNYIVKDVAKLADTIRDAFRIAAEGRPGPVLIDIPKDVTAAVTEYEKQEPEKIERKTDYIREADLESAVELINHSKRPFVLVGGGAVISDAAKELKEFVDKVHAPVGDSLMGKGAFDGRDERYTGMTGMHGTKCSNLGITKCDLLIAIGIRFSDRVVGNASRFAKNAKILHIDIDPAEINKNIMVDCSIQGDVREVLRRLNPRIEDHNHDEWLQEIHEIKEKHPLKYEHGKLTGPAVVEEIYKVTEGDAIIVTDVGQHQMWAAQYYKYKKPHTLLTSGGLGTMGYGLGAAIGAKMGRPEKTVINIAGDGCFRMNMNELATAARYNIPIIEVVINNHVLGMVRQWQTLFYDERYSATVLNDSVDFVKVAEALGAVGICVRSMEELTPALEKAIALGRPVLIDCQIDQDDKVFPMVPAGAPIEEAFDQDDM, translated from the coding sequence ATGAAATTAACAGGTTCACAGATTGTAATTGAATGTCTGAAGGAGCAGGGCGTGGATACCGTTTTCGGCTATCCGGGCGGTGCGATTCTGAACATTTATGACGAATTATATAAGCACGGGAAGGAAATCACCCATATTCTGACCTCGCACGAGCAGGGGGCGTCCCACGCGGCGGACGGCTATGCGAGAGCGACCGGAAAGGTGGGCGTCTGCCTTGCGACCTCCGGTCCGGGCGCGACCAACCTGGTAACTGGTATCGCCACCGCGTACATGGATTCCGTTCCGATCGTGGCGATTACGGCGAATGTGGGCGTTCCGCTGCTCGGAAAAGACAGCTTCCAGGAAATCGACATTGCCGGTGTGACAATGCCGATCACGAAGCATAATTATATTGTAAAGGATGTGGCAAAGCTTGCGGATACCATCCGCGACGCGTTCCGCATTGCGGCGGAGGGCAGACCGGGTCCTGTTCTGATCGATATCCCGAAGGACGTGACGGCGGCTGTGACAGAGTACGAAAAGCAGGAGCCGGAGAAAATCGAGCGGAAGACCGATTATATCCGCGAGGCGGACCTTGAGAGCGCGGTAGAGCTGATTAATCACAGCAAACGTCCGTTTGTTCTGGTGGGCGGCGGCGCCGTGATCTCCGACGCGGCTAAGGAGCTGAAGGAGTTTGTGGATAAGGTCCATGCGCCGGTCGGCGATTCGCTGATGGGCAAGGGAGCGTTCGACGGAAGAGACGAGCGCTACACCGGCATGACAGGTATGCACGGAACAAAGTGCTCCAACCTTGGCATCACGAAGTGCGACCTGCTGATTGCCATCGGTATCCGCTTCAGTGACCGCGTGGTCGGCAATGCGAGCCGCTTTGCGAAAAATGCGAAGATTCTGCATATTGATATCGATCCGGCGGAAATCAACAAAAATATCATGGTAGACTGCAGCATCCAGGGAGACGTGCGTGAGGTGCTCCGCCGTCTGAACCCGCGGATAGAGGACCACAACCACGACGAGTGGCTGCAGGAAATCCATGAGATAAAAGAAAAGCATCCGCTTAAATACGAGCACGGAAAGCTGACCGGTCCGGCGGTTGTGGAGGAAATCTATAAGGTGACGGAGGGCGACGCCATTATCGTGACCGATGTCGGACAGCATCAGATGTGGGCGGCACAGTATTATAAATACAAAAAGCCGCACACGCTTTTAACCTCCGGCGGACTTGGCACGATGGGCTACGGTCTTGGTGCCGCCATCGGCGCGAAGATGGGACGCCCGGAAAAGACGGTCATCAACATTGCAGGAGACGGCTGCTTCCGCATGAACATGAACGAGCTGGCTACGGCGGCGCGCTACAACATCCCGATTATCGAGGTGGTTATCAATAACCATGTTCTGGGCATGGTGCGCCAGTGGCAGACACTGTTCTACGACGAGCGCTACTCCGCGACCGTATTAAACGACAGCGTGGACTTTGTGAAGGTTGCCGAGGCGCTGGGAGCCGTTGGCATCTGCGTGCGCAGCATGGAAGAGCTGACACCGGCTCTGGAAAAAGCCATCGCACTTGGCAGACCGGTGCTGATCGACTGCCAGATAGACCAGGACGACAAGGTATTCCCGATGGTACCGGCAGGCGCGCCGATAGAGGAAGCCTTCGACCAGGACGACATGTAG
- the ilvD gene encoding dihydroxy-acid dehydratase: protein MKSDAVKKGMQQAPHRSLFNALGMTEEEMKRPLVGIVNSYNEIVPGHMNLDKITEAVKMGVALAGGVPREFPAIAVCDGIAMGHVGMKYSLVTRDLIADSTECMAIAHQFDALVCIPNCDKNVPGLLMAAARLNIPTIFVSGGPMLAGHVKGQKRSLSSMFEAVGSYAAGTMTEEDVYEFECKTCPTCGSCSGMYTANSMNCLTEALGMGLPGNGTIPAVYSERIKLAKLAGMKVMELLEKNIRPRDIMTEEAFHNALTVDMALGCSTNSMLHLPAIAHEAGVELNVDIANEISARTPNLCHLAPAGPTYMEDLNEAGGVYAVMNELDKKGLLHTNLITVTGKTVKENISGCVNRNPEVIRPIDNPYSPTGGIAVLKGNLAPDSGVVKRSAVVPEMMVHEGPARVFDCEEDAIEAIKGGKIVAGDVVVIRYEGPKGGPGMREMLNPTSAIAGMGLGSSVALITDGRFSGASRGASIGHVSPEAAVGGPIAFVEEGDIIKINIPENKLEVAISDEEMAARRAKWQPREPKITTGYLARYAKMVTSGNRGAILELK, encoded by the coding sequence ATGAAAAGTGACGCAGTAAAGAAGGGGATGCAGCAGGCGCCCCACCGTTCCCTGTTCAACGCGCTGGGAATGACGGAGGAGGAAATGAAGCGGCCGCTTGTCGGCATCGTGAATTCATATAATGAGATCGTACCGGGACATATGAACCTCGATAAGATTACCGAGGCGGTAAAGATGGGCGTTGCGCTGGCGGGCGGTGTACCGCGCGAATTTCCGGCGATCGCTGTCTGTGACGGCATTGCGATGGGACATGTCGGCATGAAGTATTCTCTGGTAACGCGCGACCTGATTGCGGATTCCACGGAGTGTATGGCGATCGCGCATCAGTTTGACGCGCTTGTCTGCATTCCGAACTGTGATAAAAACGTGCCGGGACTTCTGATGGCGGCGGCGCGCCTGAATATCCCGACCATTTTTGTGAGCGGCGGACCGATGCTCGCCGGACATGTGAAAGGACAAAAACGCAGCCTTTCCAGCATGTTTGAGGCGGTCGGCTCCTACGCGGCGGGCACGATGACGGAGGAGGACGTCTATGAATTTGAGTGCAAGACCTGTCCGACCTGCGGCTCCTGCTCCGGTATGTATACGGCAAACAGCATGAACTGTCTGACGGAGGCGCTTGGCATGGGGCTTCCGGGCAACGGAACTATCCCGGCGGTATATTCTGAGCGCATCAAGCTGGCAAAGCTTGCCGGCATGAAGGTGATGGAGCTTCTGGAAAAGAATATCCGTCCGCGCGATATCATGACGGAGGAAGCGTTCCACAATGCGCTGACCGTAGATATGGCTCTTGGATGTTCCACAAACAGTATGCTGCATCTTCCGGCAATCGCACACGAGGCGGGCGTAGAGCTGAACGTGGATATCGCCAATGAAATCAGCGCGAGAACGCCGAACCTCTGTCATCTTGCTCCGGCAGGTCCCACCTACATGGAGGATCTGAACGAGGCGGGCGGCGTGTACGCGGTCATGAATGAGCTGGATAAGAAGGGACTTCTGCATACCAATCTGATTACGGTTACCGGAAAGACGGTAAAGGAAAACATCAGCGGCTGCGTAAACCGCAATCCGGAGGTTATCCGTCCGATAGACAATCCGTACAGCCCGACCGGCGGCATCGCCGTGCTGAAGGGCAATCTGGCGCCTGATTCCGGCGTGGTAAAGCGCTCTGCGGTAGTGCCGGAAATGATGGTGCACGAGGGTCCGGCGCGCGTGTTTGACTGCGAGGAGGACGCTATCGAGGCGATTAAAGGCGGCAAAATCGTGGCAGGTGATGTGGTGGTCATCCGTTACGAGGGTCCGAAGGGCGGTCCCGGTATGCGCGAAATGCTGAATCCGACCTCCGCCATCGCGGGCATGGGGCTTGGCTCCTCCGTGGCGCTGATTACGGACGGACGCTTCAGCGGCGCTTCCAGAGGCGCTTCCATCGGGCATGTATCTCCGGAGGCGGCTGTCGGCGGACCGATTGCGTTCGTGGAAGAGGGCGATATTATTAAAATCAATATTCCGGAAAACAAGCTGGAGGTTGCGATCTCCGATGAGGAGATGGCGGCGCGCAGGGCAAAATGGCAGCCGAGAGAGCCGAAGATTACCACCGGTTATCTGGCGCGCTACGCGAAGATGGTAACATCCGGCAACCGCGGAGCCATCCTGGAGCTGAAATAA